The following are encoded in a window of Arachis duranensis cultivar V14167 unplaced genomic scaffold, aradu.V14167.gnm2.J7QH unplaced_Scaffold_165934, whole genome shotgun sequence genomic DNA:
- the LOC107475400 gene encoding LOW QUALITY PROTEIN: uncharacterized protein LOC107475400 (The sequence of the model RefSeq protein was modified relative to this genomic sequence to represent the inferred CDS: substituted 1 base at 1 genomic stop codon), with protein sequence MALLLHSPFLPSLSLRSHLHPNPNPNSAPHRFFLFVIPVTFNAAFRFSAHHRLLPSPSPAIPCRHSLLTTPLQLPGAALRLAVSVLLFLCFSFCLGGVRACSASMPSVATAASSVNEDQTVQDDGDERKQGNEENLELEAAFNTWKSKTFALTVPLKVVALRGSLPPSWIKDFINSQGKRLKFNVKYHASLDGIFSELSIPFTKGNLGPASALAADIVGIGDSWLKVAIKKAIIEPIRDVEDQDWFKGLDEKWKVYLRRNCEGEMDPKGDIWAAPYRWGCMVIAYKTNKFQKHKLAPIEDWEDLWRPDLAGKIAMVDSPREVVGAVLKYMGASYNAKNINLEVNGGRDAVKLNLALLAKQVRLFDSVNYLKAFGVGDVWVAVGWSSDVIPVAKRMSNVAVIVPKSGASLWADLWVCLFYANIXSCFSFVILLIRGPSPLIHQWIEFCLQAARALPFKQEVIPGASPSQIQDHAANMPVNMEFTKGRPRLNTNLIDGAPPLDIRKRCEFLEPLSDSTLSDYHWLLASIQEPGNGVIHKMYQYIAMVAKSSGWFGSKLT encoded by the exons ATGGCTTTGTTGCTGCATTCTCCCTttctcccctctctctctctccgcTCACATCTCCACCCGAACCCTAACCCTAACTCTGCTCCCCATCGTTTCTTCCTATTCGTTATTCCCGTCACTTTTAATGCCGCTTTCCGATTCTCCGCTCACCATCGTCTGCTTCCATCGCCCTCCCCTGCCATCCCCTGCCGTCATTCCTTACTAACAACCCCTCTTCAGCTGCCGGGGGCTGCTCTGCGCCTCGCCGTTTCGGTGCTGCTGTTTCTCTGCTTCAGCTTCTGCCTCGGCGGCGTTCGAGCTTGTTCGGCATCTATGCCCTCTGTTGCCACCGCTGCTTCCTCCGTTAACGAGGATCAAACGGTTCAAG ATGATGGCGATGAAAGAAAACAGGGTAATGAAGAAAATCTGGAACTAGAAGCAGCTTTTAATACTTGGAAATCCAAAACATTTGCATTGACTGTTCCTTTGAAAGTTGTTGCTCTACGCGGTTCTCTGCCTCCTTCGTGGATCAAG GACTTCATAAATTCTCAAGGAAAGAGATTAAAGTTTAATGTGAAGTATCATGCCAGTCTTGATGGTATCTTTTCTGAGCTATCAATTCCTTTTACTAAAGGAAATCTCGGGCCTGCCTCTGCTTTGGCAGCAGATATTGTTGGAATTGGTGATTCATGGCTTAAAGTTGCCATTAAAAAAGCTATAATTGAGCCAATAAGGGATGTAGAAGATCAGGATTGGTTTAAAGGCTTAGATGAGAAATGGAAG GTATATCTACGCAGGAACTGTGAGGGAGAAATGGATCCTAAAGGTGACATATGGGCGGCTCCGTATAGATGGGGCTGCATGGTAATAGCATACAAgacaaataaatttcaaaagcATAAGTTGGCTCCTATAGAG GATTGGGAAGATCTGTGGCGGCCTGATCTTGCAGGGAAAATTGCAATGGTTGATTCTCCTAGAGAAGTTGTTGGTGCAGTTTTGAAGTATATGGGGGCTTCCTACAATGCAAAGAATATCAACTTGGAAGTCAATGGTGGGAGAGATGCTGTCAAGCTCAATTTGGCATTGCTTGCAAAACAG GTCCGATTGTTTGATAGTGTAAACTACCTAAAAGCTTTTGGAGTTGGAGACGTGTGGGTAGCTGTTGGATGGAGTAGTGATGTTATCCCTGTTGCTAAGCGCATGTCTAATGTTGCAGTTATTGTTCCAAAGTCTGGAGCAAGTTTATGGGCGGATCTCTGGGTATGTCTCTTTTATGC GAATATATgatcttgtttttcttttgttatcctTCTCATCAGGGGACCATCCCCCTTAATCCATCAGTGGATAGAGTTTTGTCTTCAGGCTGCAAGAGCACTGCCTTTTAAGCAGGAGGTAATCCCAGGTGCCTCTCCCTCTCAAATTCAAGATCATGCAGCCAATATGCCTGTGAACATGGAGTTTACCAAGGGTAGGCCAAGGCTAAACACCAATCTCATTGATGGAGCACCACCTCTGGACATTAGAAAAAGGTGCGAGTTTCTCGAGCCTTTATCTGACTCAACACTGTCGGATTATCACTGGTTGCTTGCCTCTATCCAAGAACCTGGCAATGGGGTGATTCACAAAATGTATCAGTACATTGCAATGGTGGCTAAATCTTCTGGGTGGTTTGGTTCAAAACTGACATGA